One Mercurialis annua linkage group LG3, ddMerAnnu1.2, whole genome shotgun sequence DNA window includes the following coding sequences:
- the LOC126672981 gene encoding protein FAR1-RELATED SEQUENCE 4-like — translation MESVLVMLQHNTTYLKLLESIYNELKLNLQEQKIDIKYQVKVQYPPLKIVDDSSFKFYMEIKKNEKDFTINGHRYISDKQIAYSCDTYSKIRKYATLLAKDSVETSNIKEKEIDTEDKDVQIVSDPVQEIELKVGQSFKNKAVLQTYMRFHAIRHHYQQRTLKSCQRQLLLRCINDTCNWYLKASSSGKTNLFIIRNLNMKHTCPVDTRFNSQRQASSSHIAESIKHKFLNVKSKYTPTDIKNDLEMIDGVKISYMMAYRSREKAFEMLRGKPSESYKFLPTFLYMQATTNPGTLIDIEVSEDDCFLYAFTALNAAIKGWQHCSPIMIVDGTFLKAAYGGTLLVATAQDAAGKLFPLAFAIVDSENDKSWEYFFTQIRNAFGWREGMCIVSDRHLSIDKAAAKVYLEAQHCVCMFHLLNNIKMNFKKNAKNIKEPFFAAAKAYTENDFNYHMKELDELDARIRPYLEGIGNKRWSRFYAENNRYKTMTSNPAKSLNAALVHARELPVATLLMHLHDLQQEYSYKHRNIALNTITRMMKKHEDVLARNYVNSLKLQIKPTTNEMFTVMSNGDKYTVDMKKRTCTCKRFETDEIPCQHAVVILNEMNRDPYQFCSKYYMKEAMLATYSETVFPMEKQDQWVIPQEVQDMIVLPPLHKTKSGRPKKQRYTSKWENNKNTKCTRCGKKGHNRKTCRNAPKRIKIQHVVNKNLF, via the exons ATGGAATCTGTACTTGTAATGCTTCAACACA ATACAACATATTTAAAACTACTGGAATCAATATATAATGAGCTGAAATTGAACCTACAAGAACAAAAAATTGATATCAAGTATCAAGTTAAGGTTCAATATCCACCATTAAAGATTGTTGATGATTCGAGCTTCAAGTTTTACATGGAAATCAAGAAAAATGAGAAAGACTTCACCAT AAATGGACACAGATACATCTCCGATAAACAGATAGCATACAGCTGCGATACTTACTCAAAAATAAGAAAGTATGCTACTCTTCTTGCAAAGGACAGTGTTGAAACCAGCAACATCAAGGAAAAAGAAATAGACACAGAGGACAAGGATGTACAAATAGTGAGTGATCCAGTACAAGAAATTGAATTGAAGGTTGGTCAATCTTTCAAAAACAAGGCAGTTCTACAAACATACATGAGATTTCATGCAATCCGTCATCACTATCAACAAAGGACACTAAAATCATGTCAAAGACAGCTTCTACTCAGGTGTATCAATGACACATGCAATTGGTATCTGAAAGCTTCAAGCAGTGGAAAAACAAATTTGTTCATCATTCGGAATCTGAACATGAAACACACATGTCCTGTCGATACAAGATTTAACAGTCAAAGGCAAGCTTCATCATCGCACATTGCTGAATCCATCAAGCATAAATTTCTTAATGTTAAATCAAAATACACACCTACAGATATCAAAAATGATTTAGAGATGATCGATGGGGTCAAGATCAGCTATATGATGGCTTATAGATCAAGAGAAAAGGCATTCGAAATGCTACGGGGCAAGCCATCAGAATCTTACAAGTTCCTACCAACGTTTCTATATATGCAAGCAACGACAAATCCAGGAACATTAATAGACATCGAGGTATCAGAAGACGATTGCTTTTTATATGCTTTTACTGCTTTAAATGCCGCAATTAAAGGATGGCAGCACTGCAGCCCCATTATGATTGTTGACGGAACGTTCTTGAAAGCGGCATATGGCGGCACCCTTCTAGTTGCAACAGCCCAAGATGCTGCAGGAAAGCTTTTTCCTTTAGCTTTTGCTATTGTAGATTCAGAAAATGACAAATCGTGGGAGTATTTTTTCACACAAATAAGAAATGCATTTGGCTGGAGAGAAGGTATGTGTATTGTATCAGATAGGCATCTGAGCATTGATAAAGCTGCAGCGAAGGTTTATCTAGAGGCTCAACATTGTGTTTGCATGTTTCACCTTCTGAATAACATCAAGATGAATTTCaagaaaaatgcaaaaaatattaaagagcCATTCTTTGCAGCAGCAAAAGCATACACGGAGAACGACTTCAATTATCACATGAAGGAACTAGATGAACTAGATGCACGAATCAGGCCGTATCTTGAAGGTATCGGTAACAAAAGATGGTCGAGGTTCTACGCTGAGAACAACAGGTATAAGACAATGACGTCTAACCCAGCCAAGTCATTAAATGCCGCACTAGTTCATGCAAGAGAGCTGCCAGTTGCAACGCTCCTTATGCACTTACATGATCTCCAACAAGAATACTCCTATAAACATAGAAACATTGCCCTCAACACTATTACAAGGATGATGAAAAAACATGAAGATGTGCTAGCAAGaaactatgtgaattcactcaagTTGCAG ATAAAGCCAACTACAAATGAAATGTTCACAGTGATGAGTAATGGCGACAAATACACAGTAGACATGAAGAAAAGGACATGCACTTGCAAAAGATTTGAAACTGATGAAATACCATGCCAACATGCAGTCGTAATTCTCAATGAAATGAACCGGGATCCGTATCAGTTTTGTTCAAAATACTACATGAAAGAAGCTATGCTAGCAACATATAGTGAGACGGTATTTCCAATGGAAAAACAAGATCAGTGGGTTATACCACAAGAAGTACAAGACATGATTGTATTACCGCCGCTACACAAGACAAAAAGCGGAAGGCCAAAAAAGCAAAGGTATACATCTAAATGGGAAAATAACAAGAATACAAAGTGTACTAGATGTGGAAAAAAAGGACACAATCGAAAAACTTGTAGAAACGCGCCGAAAAGAATCAAAATACAGCATGTAGTCAACAAAAActtgttttaa
- the LOC126672982 gene encoding uncharacterized protein LOC126672982, producing MKHPNTSELWVKISGYKLRFSIEEFAVVSGLKCVGECNTLSFSTSENTLIQTYFPNCEITRDGLGFLILSKAFKTDEDAVKLAVIYMYECFLCSNESTYQHVSRFLLDMVDRGDYNSFPWGILVFRATICDMKNRAAAKKILQFYRLNGFSLALQLWFYEVCPYATNKICLLDESAPSVPRMLKWYNVDMKLKKKYLNETFYCQSREQLQLKNITPTLEEKSTLMLTGFFQSGKKKLVEDVEDSSDDEQILGDFIKLKKGESSKQKKTIDQHFSFAGDVDLNDATNVNVKDGYVKVGEENEEEVFNRTTAAAKKQFVDDLFTEMQVQDNAANNDDAANNDDSGPALTEIESDGIVRDLSMGDKQDTEENEYGGAGLEGNVNENVVGNRREVDDDGGAGLSVFPASDTLPNLSELVFEKDKGGSSSHIVADDITPQDTKRIVRPSRLVQSPFLAQFSSGDSEVKDVGECFVVSKLFVFDKNIGDLLMSAQLVEYEKWINCGKLKIAKAKEGRYYKEVVSKVDPPFDFGVGEVSTKDWFHILHFGNMPLEDLHMDVLFYYLRKKRKYDQSLTMKFTTTDTLFDQNFQSFAKVFVEGVFDKGLLSPDHIIAQYMKGYYMRANTAWKDCECIFTPYHVADNDHWVLLVLNLSLRRLTVYNSMRTAPSTASAKKIASLYSTILPYFLIMSDVFSLNPYCDMHSPFYTAQGLTDPIELIFEDKLPHQEFSDCGVFAYSFAEYIAYGRENDIAKGFNVNDQRRRLSFALYKYGMWKTENNVVSSSEACTLKQRGRAKGKKHAYRGNRGK from the exons ATGAAGCACCCAAATACTTCCGAGCTTTGGGTAAAGATTTCTGGTTATAAGTTGAGGTTTAGTATCGAGGAGTTCGCTGTCGTTAGTGGGTTAAAGTGTGTGGGCGAGTGTAACACCCTTTCATTTTCAACTTCTGAAAATACTCTGATCCAAACGTACTTTCCTAACTGTGAGATTACTAGAGATGGTTTGGGTTTTTTAATACTGAGTAAGGCATTTAAGACTGATGAAGATGCTGTGAAGTTGGCTGTGATATACATGTATGAGTGTTTTTTGTGTTCTAATGAATCAACATATCAACATGTCAGTCGGTTTTTACTGGATATGGTGGATCGTGGTGATTATAATTCGTTTCCTTGGGGAATATTGGTGTTTCGTGCTACTATTTGCGATATGAAGAACCGAGCTGCTGCAAAGAAGATTCTTCAATTTTACAGGCTTAATGGCTTTTCGTTGGCGTTGCAATTGTGGTTTTATGAAGTTTGTCCATATGCGACCAACAAAATATGCCTGTTAGATGAATCTGCTCCTTCTGTTCCGCGAATGTTGAAGTGGTACAATGTTGATATGAAATTAAAGAAGAAGTACTTAAATGAAACTTTCTATTGCCAATCACGGGAACAG TTGCAATTGAAGAATATTACTCCTACGCTTGAAGAGAAATCTACTCTGATGCTAACTGGTTTTTTCCAGTCTGGGAAGAAAAAACTTGTTGAAGATGTTGAAGATTCAAGTGATGATGAGCAAATTCTAGGCGATTTCATTAAACTGAAGAAGGGCGAATCGTCAAAGCAAAAAAAGA CCATTGATCAACATTTTTCG tttgcTGGTGATGTTGATCTAAATGATGCTACAAATGTTAATGTCAAAGATGGCTATGTGAAAGTTGGCGAAGAG aaTGAAGAAGAAGTTTTTAATAGAACTACGGCTGCTGCTAAGAAGCAATTTGTCGATGATCTATTTACTGAGATGCAG GTTCAAGATAATGCTGCCAATAATGACGATGCTGCCAATAATGACGAT TCTGGACCTGCGTTGACTGAAATTGAG AGTGATGGTATTGTAAGGGACTTATCCATGGGTGATAAGCAAGACACTGAGGAGAATGAATATGGTGGAGCTGGTTTGGAGGGTAATGTTAATGAGAATGTTGTTGGGAATAGAAGAGAAGTTGATGATGATGGTGGGGCTGGTCTTAGTGTTTTTCCTGCGAGTGATACTCTTCCAAATTTATCTGAG CTTGTTTTTGAGAAGGATAAGGGTGGTAGTTCTTCTCATATTGTGGCTGATGACATTACACCACAAGATACAAAGAGGATTGTGAGGCCAAGTCGTTTGGTACAATCTCCTTTTCTTGCCCAATTTAGTTCTGGAGATAGTGAAGTTAAGGATGTTGGAGAATGTTTTGTTGTGAGTAAGCtgtttgtttttgataaaaacaTTGGGGATCTACTTATGTCTGCTCAATTGGTGGAGTACGAAAAATGGATTAATTGTGGAAAATTGAAGATTGCTAAAGCGAAAGA AGGAAGGTATTACAAGGAAGTTGTGAGCAAAGTTGATCCGCCCTTTGATTTTGGTGTTGGTGAAGTTAGtacgaaagattggtttcacaTACTTCATTTCGGGAATATGCCTCTGGAAGATTTG CATATGGATGTGCTGTTTTATTACTTGAGGAAAAAAAGGAAGTATGACCAGAGTTTGACAATGAAGTTTACAACAACGGACACTTTATTTGACCAAAATTTTCAATCATTTGCAAAGGTCTTTGTGGAAGGTGTATTTGACAAAGGTCTTCTGTCTCCTGACCATATTATTGCTCAGTACATGAAAGGGTATTATATGCGTGCAAATACTGCTTGGAAGGACTGCGAGTGTATATTTACTCCTTATCATGTAGCAGACAACGATCATTGGGTGCTTCTAGTGTTGAATTTGAGTTTGAGGAGGTTGACTGTTTATAACTCTATGCGTACAGCTCCTAGTACAGCGTCAGCCAAGAAGATTGCTAGTCTTTATTCAACTATCCTCCCTTATTTCCTGATCATGTCTGATGTCTTCAGTCTCAATCCATATTGTGATATGCATTCACCATTCTACACTGCGCAAGGGCTTACGGATCCAATTGAATTGATATTTGAAGACAAGTTGCCGCATCAAGAGTTCAG TGACTGTGGAGTTTTTGCTTATTCCTTTGCTGAATACATTGCCTATGGGAGGGAGAATGATATTGCGAAAGGTTTCAATGTGAATGACCAGCGTCGTCGTTTATCATTTGCTTTGTATAAGTATGGTATGTGGAAGACTGAGAACAATGTGGTCAGCTCATCAGAGGCTTGTACACTGAAGCAAAGAGGAAGAGCAAAGGGCAAGAAGCATGCTTATAGAGGCAATAGGGGAAAGTGA
- the LOC126672983 gene encoding uncharacterized protein LOC126672983: MVVSTTRSTPTSDKEKTKIPRIMKLKIVKKTSSTGDGGVKAEMVGSKKKGKALGTGPSKKRKLEFDTVKEDKGVVIVEPSLIVKNWDYWLLDEQRYSCRVTMGTKFKVIEDIKKSLSARQLELLGETFLGHFSGIKTNPQSATIASFHFDA; encoded by the exons ATGGTTGTCTCTACTACTAGATCAACCCCAACCTCTGATAAggaaaaaactaaaataccTAGGATAATGAAACTCAAAATTGTGAAGAAAACCAGTTCAACTGGTGATGGTGGTGTCAAAGCAGAAATGGTGGGTTCTAAGAAGAAGGGTAAGGCTCTAGGGACTGGTCcttcaaaaaaaagaaaactgGAGTTTGATACTGTGAAGGAGGATAAGGGAGTTGTTATTGTGGAGCCTAGTCTTATTGTGAAG AATTGGGATTATTGGCTTCTTGATGAGCAGCGTTACAGTTGTCGGGTGACTATGGGCACAAAGTTTAAAGTTATTGAGgatatcaagaaaagtctatCTGCCCGGCAATTGGAACTTCTTGGTGAGACTTTTCTTGGTCATTTTTCTGGAATTAAAACCAATCCTCAATCAGCCACAATTGCTTCATTCCATTTTGATGCGTGA